A portion of the Marinobacter alexandrii genome contains these proteins:
- the fahA gene encoding fumarylacetoacetase, whose translation MEIAANNPKLKSWVEIPENSDFPIQNLPFGIFKKDGARRTGAAIGEKIVDLAGLQTHGLLDGLGLPGGIFEHEVLNSFLKLGKVMGRTVRNRISELLQEGNEELKSHYLLGSLLVDQSHVRMCLPVQIGDYTDFYSSEQHAFNVGCMFRDPDNALLPNWKHIPVGYHGRSSSIIESGIPIHRPKGQQKPNDDEPPVFGPCKLLDFELETAFITCGSNELGESIPVDKTEDYIFGMVLFNDWSARDIQKWEYVPLGPFLAKNFASCISPWIVTLDALEPFRISGPKQEPKVLPYLQYSGNKHFDIDLEVAIQPEGSEEKVVGNSNFKYMYWNMAQQLAHQTVNGCNINTGDMYGSGTISGPESSQFGSMLEISWKGTKPVAMPDGSERKFIQDGDTVIMRGHAEQNGIRIGFGEVSTKVLPAK comes from the coding sequence ATGGAAATAGCAGCAAATAATCCTAAGCTTAAATCATGGGTTGAGATACCTGAAAACTCAGACTTTCCTATCCAGAACTTGCCATTTGGCATATTTAAGAAGGATGGAGCACGCAGGACTGGAGCAGCCATTGGCGAAAAAATTGTTGACCTAGCTGGACTGCAAACACATGGATTATTAGATGGGCTAGGGCTCCCAGGAGGAATATTTGAACATGAAGTATTAAATAGCTTTCTGAAATTAGGAAAAGTGATGGGGCGTACTGTCCGCAATCGAATTTCTGAATTACTTCAGGAAGGAAACGAAGAGTTAAAAAGTCATTACCTGTTGGGATCACTTCTAGTAGATCAAAGCCATGTGCGAATGTGCCTTCCTGTGCAGATTGGAGACTATACTGATTTTTATTCCAGCGAGCAGCATGCCTTCAATGTGGGTTGTATGTTTCGTGATCCTGATAATGCGTTATTGCCTAATTGGAAACATATACCAGTAGGATATCATGGAAGATCGTCCTCAATTATTGAGTCTGGTATTCCAATCCACAGGCCCAAAGGGCAACAAAAGCCGAATGACGATGAGCCTCCAGTTTTTGGGCCGTGTAAACTTCTGGACTTTGAGTTAGAGACCGCTTTTATTACATGTGGCTCAAATGAGTTAGGAGAGTCCATCCCTGTGGACAAAACTGAAGATTATATTTTCGGGATGGTTCTTTTCAACGATTGGTCTGCCCGAGATATACAGAAATGGGAATATGTGCCGCTTGGGCCATTCTTGGCAAAGAACTTCGCATCATGTATTTCTCCTTGGATTGTGACATTGGATGCGCTCGAGCCATTTAGAATTTCTGGACCTAAGCAAGAACCAAAAGTGTTGCCGTATCTACAATATAGTGGAAACAAGCATTTTGATATTGATTTGGAGGTAGCGATCCAGCCGGAAGGCAGTGAAGAAAAGGTGGTAGGAAACTCTAATTTCAAATACATGTATTGGAATATGGCGCAACAATTGGCACATCAAACAGTAAATGGCTGTAATATCAATACGGGAGATATGTACGGCAGTGGAACAATCTCTGGACCAGAGTCAAGTCAGTTTGGGTCTATGCTAGAGATCTCCTGGAAAGGAACTAAGCCTGTAGCTATGCCTGATGGAAGTGAACGGAAGTTTATTCAAGATGGAGATACGGTGATCATGAGAGGGCACGCGGAACAGAACGGTATTCGCATTGGTTTTGGTGAAGTATCAACTAAAGTATTGCCAGCAAAGTAA
- a CDS encoding valine--tRNA ligase, with the protein MSISAQYDPTQVEDKWYQYWMDQNFFHATPKTGKEAYTIVIPPPNVTGVLHMGHMLNNTIQDILTRKARMEGKEACWVPGTDHASIATEAKVVRMLREQGIKKSDLSRDEFMKHAWEWKEKYGGIILEQLKKLGASCDWERTGFTMDPNYHDAVIKQFVDLFKKGYIYRGLRMVNWDTEAQTTISNEEVIYKEDGEQAVLYHVKYRIKDSEEFVTIATQRPETIMGDTGIAVNPSDERFKHLISKKALVPFINREIPIIGDDYVELDFGTGCLKVTPAHDPNDYEIGQRHSLDTVDTINLDGTLNEKCEIDKYVGEDRFKVRKMIVKDLKAAEILVKEEEFITKIGRSERTNSVVEPKLSLQWFIKMKDISRKAHKAVMDDEIQLFPAKFKNTYNHWMENVRDWCISRQLWWGQRIPAYYYGEDENDFVVAYNIDEAVEEARKATGNSSLVADDLKQDEDVLDTWASSNLWPIAVFDGFNDKCFDKETGKIDKSKNEDLNFFYPTQTLVTAPEILFFWVARMVIAGYEYLDEKPFKNVYLTGIVRDKQRRKMSKSLGNSPDPLDLIKQFGADGVRTGMLFSSPAGNDLLFDEKLVEQGRNFSNKIWNAFRLVKGWEISDASQPAVNVQAITWFENKLNKALAELEDHFSKFRMSDALMTAYKLIWNDFCSWYLEWIKPEYGQPIDTKTHAATIELFERVLKLLHPFMPFITEELWHELKDRKDGEAIIVAEWPKPEQFDEDVLKEADLLFEITSGIRNIRNSKGISPKEVLELTTDSKAIASIGESLQKLGNLSNIANGNKPENAFSFVIGSDEFFIPATENIDIEAEKKKIEEELNYTKGFMKSVEKKLSNEKFVNGAPEQVVAMERKKLADAEAKMKTLEESLASL; encoded by the coding sequence ATGAGCATTTCCGCACAATATGACCCGACCCAAGTAGAGGACAAATGGTACCAGTACTGGATGGATCAAAACTTCTTTCACGCTACACCAAAAACCGGCAAAGAAGCTTACACCATCGTCATTCCTCCTCCAAACGTCACTGGTGTCCTGCACATGGGCCATATGCTCAACAATACTATTCAGGACATTCTGACGAGAAAAGCACGAATGGAAGGTAAAGAAGCTTGCTGGGTTCCTGGTACAGATCATGCATCTATTGCTACAGAAGCAAAGGTGGTGCGTATGCTACGTGAACAAGGCATCAAGAAATCAGATCTATCTAGAGATGAGTTCATGAAGCATGCCTGGGAATGGAAAGAGAAATATGGGGGTATTATTCTAGAACAATTAAAGAAACTTGGCGCATCCTGCGACTGGGAGCGTACTGGATTCACCATGGATCCCAACTATCATGATGCGGTAATCAAACAGTTTGTAGATTTATTTAAGAAGGGCTACATCTATCGTGGCTTACGAATGGTTAATTGGGATACAGAAGCACAAACAACCATTTCCAATGAAGAGGTTATCTACAAAGAAGACGGTGAACAGGCAGTTCTTTATCATGTAAAGTATCGGATCAAAGACTCGGAGGAGTTTGTGACGATTGCTACTCAGCGACCGGAGACCATCATGGGTGACACAGGTATTGCGGTAAATCCTAGTGATGAACGATTCAAACATTTGATCAGCAAGAAAGCATTGGTTCCTTTCATCAATCGAGAGATCCCAATTATTGGTGATGATTATGTAGAATTGGATTTTGGTACTGGCTGTCTGAAAGTGACTCCTGCTCACGATCCCAATGACTATGAAATTGGTCAACGACACAGTCTGGATACCGTTGACACCATCAATCTGGATGGAACATTGAACGAGAAATGTGAAATCGATAAGTATGTAGGTGAAGATCGGTTCAAGGTGCGCAAGATGATCGTAAAGGATTTAAAGGCCGCTGAAATCTTGGTGAAAGAAGAAGAGTTCATTACCAAGATTGGACGTTCGGAACGAACCAACTCTGTCGTAGAGCCGAAGCTCTCATTGCAGTGGTTCATCAAGATGAAAGACATCTCGAGAAAAGCGCACAAGGCGGTGATGGACGATGAAATCCAACTTTTTCCGGCAAAATTCAAGAATACCTACAATCATTGGATGGAGAATGTACGTGACTGGTGTATCTCTCGCCAACTGTGGTGGGGTCAGCGTATTCCCGCATATTATTATGGTGAAGATGAAAATGATTTTGTAGTTGCGTATAACATTGATGAGGCAGTTGAAGAGGCTAGAAAGGCAACAGGAAATAGTAGTCTGGTTGCAGACGATTTAAAGCAAGATGAAGACGTATTGGATACCTGGGCATCTTCCAACCTTTGGCCAATTGCAGTTTTTGATGGCTTCAACGATAAATGCTTCGACAAAGAAACCGGCAAGATTGATAAGAGCAAGAACGAAGATCTAAACTTCTTCTACCCTACTCAGACGTTGGTGACCGCACCAGAAATTTTATTCTTCTGGGTGGCAAGAATGGTGATTGCGGGATATGAATACCTGGATGAAAAGCCGTTTAAGAATGTGTATTTAACAGGAATTGTTAGAGACAAGCAGCGCAGAAAGATGTCCAAGTCATTGGGGAATTCGCCTGATCCATTAGATCTAATCAAGCAATTTGGAGCGGATGGGGTGCGAACTGGGATGTTGTTCAGTTCGCCTGCAGGAAACGACTTATTGTTTGATGAAAAGCTGGTAGAACAAGGAAGAAATTTCTCTAATAAAATCTGGAATGCTTTCCGATTGGTGAAAGGATGGGAAATCAGTGATGCATCACAACCGGCAGTGAATGTACAAGCCATCACCTGGTTTGAAAATAAGCTAAACAAGGCTCTAGCAGAACTGGAAGATCACTTCTCTAAGTTCCGTATGTCTGATGCGTTGATGACAGCCTACAAGCTGATATGGAATGACTTCTGCAGCTGGTACCTCGAGTGGATCAAACCGGAGTATGGCCAGCCAATTGATACAAAAACACATGCAGCCACTATTGAATTGTTTGAACGAGTATTGAAGTTGCTTCACCCATTTATGCCCTTCATCACTGAAGAATTATGGCATGAGCTGAAAGACCGTAAGGATGGCGAAGCAATCATTGTAGCTGAGTGGCCTAAACCAGAACAATTTGATGAAGATGTGTTAAAAGAGGCTGATCTCTTGTTTGAGATTACCTCTGGTATTCGAAACATTCGAAACTCTAAAGGCATCTCTCCTAAGGAGGTATTAGAACTAACTACAGATTCTAAAGCAATAGCTTCTATTGGTGAGTCCTTACAAAAACTGGGCAATCTCTCAAACATTGCAAATGGCAACAAGCCAGAAAATGCATTCAGCTTTGTGATTGGTTCTGACGAATTCTTCATTCCTGCTACAGAGAATATCGACATTGAAGCAGAGAAGAAAAAGATCGAAGAAGAACTGAACTACACCAAAGGTTTCATGAAATCTGTAGAGAAAAAACTATCCAACGAGAAATTTGTGAATGGGGCACCAGAACAAGTGGTAGCAATGGAGCGCAAGAAGCTTGCGGATGCTGAAGCGAAGATGAAGACGCTGGAAGAGAGCTTGGCGAGTCTGTGA